GGGAAAACATTGGGTTTATTTATGAAAAAGATTCCATCATCCCGAGGTATTATGAATCGATTGGATTTCCAGTTCGCTCTCATTTAAACAATGTTACCTTTTCCAAACGATACTATTTGGAAGCCGATCCTGAAAACGCCATCGCTATCATCAAAAGAAAGAACAAAGACCATAAATACAGTGCAGGTTCCGCTTTATTTTATGGAGGTGCTGAGGGAATGGAAGGTGCCATCCTCCTTTCCGAACAGGCCTTTTCTCGGTTAGGTGGAGGGATTAGTAAGATTTCTTCTCCCTCTTTAAAAATCAGCTCCCTGATTCTCAAAGAGGATCTTTCCAAAATGGCAAAAACAAGTTCTCTTGCAGAAACACTCGAAGATCCTTTTTTAAAAAAAACAAAGACAATCGTAGTGGGCCCGGGTCTCACCCAGTATCCGAATGATCTGAGTGGATGGGAAGTTCCAGAGGACTTTCGTTTGGTATTGGATGCAGGGGCCATTCCCACAAAAGGAAGTGCTCTTCCCAAAGGAAATCAAATCCTTCTCACTCCTCACGTGGGAGAGCTAAACCGAATGACAGGGATTACCCACCATTCCGTTCAGGCCGCCTACGATACATTAGTTGATTTTTGCCCCAAAAACAATGTGTATGTGCTTTTGAAATCCTTTGTAAGCCTTCTTGTTTGTCCTGATGGCTCTTCTTATGTTTGGGAATCACCCAATCCGAAACTTGCTACGATGGGAACAGGGGATTTACTCTCAGGAATCCTCGCTCGGTATTTGAGTTTGGACTTGTCCATTCCAGAAGCAGTGCATTTGGCACTATCTTTACTCGACCATTCCAAACAATTAGAAGAACCCTACCCTTCCGCCCACCAAATTCTAAAATCTCTTGTGGAGATCATTTAGATGGGAAAAGGATACCAC
Above is a window of Leptospira wolbachii serovar Codice str. CDC DNA encoding:
- a CDS encoding NAD(P)H-hydrate epimerase: MKQKPLFTNKESKALDSLATKELGFHEQTLMGMAALSVFHANEDLWKTAESIWILSGSGGNGGDGYALAHTLFQEGYSVRCFATSPNKNEAGKFYEALVSKTIGAIGSVDDFYETWEEAEEDSVLLVDALLGTGFQNPLSEELTELIDTINESDVFFYRLSLDTASGWNPYLLGEKDSKAHSFVFADSIEELGTRKWENIGFIYEKDSIIPRYYESIGFPVRSHLNNVTFSKRYYLEADPENAIAIIKRKNKDHKYSAGSALFYGGAEGMEGAILLSEQAFSRLGGGISKISSPSLKISSLILKEDLSKMAKTSSLAETLEDPFLKKTKTIVVGPGLTQYPNDLSGWEVPEDFRLVLDAGAIPTKGSALPKGNQILLTPHVGELNRMTGITHHSVQAAYDTLVDFCPKNNVYVLLKSFVSLLVCPDGSSYVWESPNPKLATMGTGDLLSGILARYLSLDLSIPEAVHLALSLLDHSKQLEEPYPSAHQILKSLVEII